GTGGAGGGACCAGTAAGTTGCTTGAAGCCTTAGGCAGGCAGGACGCTGTTGTCTATGATAACCTTGAGAAAGCAGTTTTTGCAGCATCTAACAAAGCTAACAAAGGAGATTATGTAATATTTAGTCCAGGATTTACTTCTTTTGAGATGTTTAAAAATGAATTTGATCGAGGAGATAGATTCAACCAAATTGTGAACTCACTTAATGCAAAAAATTAAAAAGAGAGCCAGACACAAACTTCGCAAGGTAGGACCTCGTCTATCTGGTAAGCGTCCCAATTCCACGTCTTTTCTTATCATTATAGTTACGATAGTGTTGGCTGCATTTGGACTGCTGATGATATTTGAAGCTTCGGCCGTCTCGGCTTTGCGAACATTTGACGATAAATTTCATTTTTTGCGAAACCAAGGAACCTGGGCGAGTATAGGTTTAGTGAGCATGTTTATAGTTTCACGTATAGATTATCGTAGATATTACAGCATGTCAGTATTTTTATTGAGCGGTGTAATATTTAGTTTAATTATGGTTTTTTTACCAGGTATCGGCCTTAAAGCGTCAGGAGCTCATCGCTGGATTAATCTGGGCTTTTTTAATTTTCAACCTACAGAGTTGGCAAAGCTCGTATTAGTTATTTATCTTGCTGCTTGGTTTACACATAAGGAAAAAAATCGATTATTGTCGTTTGGTTTGTTGCTTTTTGTTGTATTGGGTTTGATAGTGCTGGAGCCAGATTTGGGTACGGCAATTATTATTGGTGCTATTGCGATGGTTTTATACTTTTTATCTGGCGCACCACTTGCCCAGTTTGTTTTACTAATACCAGTAGGTGTGGTTTTGGTGCTGCTTTTGGCATTGACGTCACCCTATCGTTACCAACGTATAATGACATTCTTAAAGCCAGATTCTGATCCACTTGGGGCGTCTTATCATGTTCAACAGCTGTTGTTGGGTTTTGGTAGTGGGGGCTGGTTTGGAGTAGGGTTAGGTAGATCGTTGCAGAAATTTTCGTATCTGCCCGAAGCGACTACGGACTCTATCTTTTCAATTGTGGGAGAAGAAACCGGTTTTATCGGCGCCAGTTTAGTTTTGTTACTATATTTGATACTAATTGTAGTTGCATTTAAAG
Above is a genomic segment from Candidatus Roizmanbacteria bacterium CG_4_9_14_0_2_um_filter_38_17 containing:
- the ftsW gene encoding putative lipid II flippase FtsW; the encoded protein is MQKIKKRARHKLRKVGPRLSGKRPNSTSFLIIIVTIVLAAFGLLMIFEASAVSALRTFDDKFHFLRNQGTWASIGLVSMFIVSRIDYRRYYSMSVFLLSGVIFSLIMVFLPGIGLKASGAHRWINLGFFNFQPTELAKLVLVIYLAAWFTHKEKNRLLSFGLLLFVVLGLIVLEPDLGTAIIIGAIAMVLYFLSGAPLAQFVLLIPVGVVLVLLLALTSPYRYQRIMTFLKPDSDPLGASYHVQQLLLGFGSGGWFGVGLGRSLQKFSYLPEATTDSIFSIVGEETGFIGASLVLLLYLILIVVAFKVAVNSPTRFGQLLAAGIGSWIAIQTIINLGATVALLPLTGVPLMLLSYGGSSLLVTFLGIGILLNISKQSK